A genomic segment from Pyrodictium occultum encodes:
- the tatA gene encoding twin-arginine translocase TatA/TatE family subunit, whose translation MFSQFQGMEWVIILLVILLIFGPSKLPQLARGLGQAIHEFRKASQGVIEDSGGEKKSRKAEKSLASIDDETLRRLAERLGVKDADKKDRGKLIEEIVAEAKKKGLLDEIKTEEATAQ comes from the coding sequence ATGTTCTCCCAGTTCCAGGGCATGGAGTGGGTGATTATCCTCCTGGTTATACTGTTGATCTTCGGGCCCAGCAAGCTGCCCCAGCTTGCCCGCGGCCTCGGCCAGGCAATACACGAGTTCCGTAAGGCGAGTCAGGGGGTCATTGAGGATTCAGGAGGAGAGAAGAAGTCCAGGAAGGCGGAGAAGAGCCTAGCCAGTATCGACGATGAGACTCTTAGGAGGCTTGCTGAGAGGCTTGGCGTGAAGGATGCTGATAAGAAGGATAGGGGCAAGCTGATAGAGGAGATAGTAGCGGAGGCGAAGAAGAAAGGACTACTAGACGAGATAAAGACGGAGGAGGCCACGGCACAGTAG
- a CDS encoding class II aldolase/adducin family protein produces the protein MAQPGYEIRQALVDAMRILHDRGLLNLRGGNASAVLELPDGTRFIYITPSGAVKTRMRPEDIAVMSPDGYVYEGRPSSEYRLHLAVYNARSDVRAVVHAHNPYAVLARRLGLELRTEVLGVEARYYLGRCVAAVPEAPPGTEELAQLAASALRRCDVAVMEGHGAVAVGTSRDPVYAVYEAVDRLEALEDLARAAVLEAVLRR, from the coding sequence GTGGCACAGCCTGGCTATGAGATCCGGCAGGCCCTCGTCGACGCCATGAGGATCCTCCACGACAGGGGGCTTCTCAACCTCCGCGGGGGTAATGCGAGCGCTGTGCTCGAGCTCCCCGATGGCACGAGGTTCATCTACATAACCCCTAGCGGCGCCGTGAAGACCAGGATGAGGCCCGAGGATATAGCAGTAATGAGCCCCGACGGCTACGTCTACGAGGGGAGGCCGAGCAGCGAGTACCGCCTCCACCTCGCGGTCTACAACGCCAGGAGCGACGTCAGGGCGGTGGTGCACGCCCATAACCCCTACGCTGTGCTCGCCCGCCGCCTGGGCCTGGAGCTTAGGACCGAGGTTCTGGGGGTTGAGGCCAGGTACTACCTCGGCCGCTGCGTTGCAGCCGTGCCCGAGGCACCTCCTGGCACCGAGGAGCTGGCCCAGCTGGCAGCAAGCGCGCTCAGGAGATGCGACGTAGCGGTCATGGAGGGCCATGGCGCGGTGGCGGTGGGGACGTCGAGGGACCCGGTCTACGCGGTGTACGAGGCCGTGGACCGGCTGGAGGCCCTCGAGGACCTCGCTAGGGCCGCCGTCCTCGAGGCAGTGCTCCGCCGCTGA
- the tatC gene encoding twin-arginine translocase subunit TatC, translated as MAEPRPPGDREATIWEHLEELAVRLRRIVIAFIVSAAVFSALPAGGHGGSLYVPLISRLPVIIFSHAVPSQIKAFDGKVYNVTIIPSHTFESIDIIMYSAMLLGAIGAAPVAAREIWAYVEPALYPHEKAFARKFVALFVAAFIFGVVFAIYIVAPLIITMMLKMYPFFVPPSYGLIITVNISDTVDFTLKLAVAFGLLFELPLVVYLLLAYGIIDPEMINKDTLKYILLGSMIVGAIISPDPSGLGMVLIGISLYLPMHIAITLGKKKGLERRALEEIKALASYA; from the coding sequence TTGGCCGAGCCGAGGCCGCCGGGCGATAGGGAGGCTACTATATGGGAGCACCTGGAGGAGCTCGCTGTTAGGCTGCGGAGGATAGTGATAGCGTTCATAGTGTCGGCTGCGGTCTTCTCTGCCCTGCCGGCCGGCGGCCATGGCGGCAGCCTCTACGTTCCGCTCATTAGCAGGCTCCCCGTCATCATATTCTCTCACGCTGTTCCAAGCCAGATAAAGGCGTTCGACGGCAAGGTCTATAATGTTACTATAATACCGTCTCACACGTTCGAGTCGATAGACATTATAATGTACTCGGCCATGCTTCTCGGGGCTATAGGTGCTGCGCCGGTAGCTGCCAGAGAGATATGGGCTTATGTGGAGCCTGCTCTATACCCCCACGAGAAGGCGTTTGCCAGGAAGTTCGTAGCCCTCTTTGTGGCTGCCTTCATATTCGGCGTGGTATTCGCGATTTACATCGTGGCCCCTCTGATAATAACTATGATGCTTAAGATGTACCCGTTCTTCGTGCCGCCTAGCTACGGCTTGATAATAACCGTCAATATTAGTGATACCGTGGACTTTACGCTGAAGCTTGCTGTGGCCTTCGGCCTGCTCTTCGAGCTGCCGCTGGTTGTATACCTGCTGCTAGCCTACGGCATAATCGACCCCGAGATGATAAATAAGGATACGCTGAAGTACATCCTCCTGGGCTCTATGATAGTCGGCGCCATTATATCGCCCGACCCCAGCGGGCTTGGCATGGTGCTGATAGGTATCAGCCTCTACTTGCCCATGCATATAGCTATCACGCTGGGCAAGAAGAAGGGCCTCGAGAGGAGGGCGCTTGAGGAGATCAAGGCCCTGGCCAGCTACGCGTGA
- a CDS encoding ABC transporter ATP-binding protein, whose protein sequence is MAGVEALRTVDLHKRFGGIRALDGVSISIRDGEFVGLIGPNGSGKTTLFNVISGIYRPDKGDVYLYGEKVTGLPPHELYRLGLVRGFQVPRLWHRMTVVENDATAARDRKGSGPLAALLRRSEWLSWERSSLAKRVVDVLHRLSLARVALNRASELSGGQMKLTDISRALMGEARVLLLDEPTAGVAPRLAQDLFKVLERLNREGLTIFVIEHRLEVLFNHVERVIVMHEGRVLTEGPPEKVAEDPRVLDAYLGSV, encoded by the coding sequence TTGGCGGGTGTCGAGGCGCTCAGGACCGTTGATCTCCACAAACGGTTCGGCGGCATCCGAGCGCTGGACGGCGTCTCTATATCCATCCGGGATGGTGAGTTTGTCGGGCTGATAGGGCCCAATGGCAGCGGTAAGACCACGCTCTTCAACGTGATCTCGGGGATTTATCGCCCGGATAAGGGCGACGTATACCTCTACGGCGAGAAAGTCACCGGGCTCCCGCCCCATGAGCTCTACCGGCTGGGCCTGGTCCGGGGCTTCCAGGTGCCCCGCCTCTGGCACAGGATGACCGTTGTGGAGAATGACGCCACGGCTGCACGTGATAGGAAGGGCTCCGGCCCTCTTGCAGCGCTGCTGAGGAGGAGCGAGTGGCTGAGCTGGGAGCGTAGTAGCCTGGCTAAGCGGGTTGTGGATGTGCTGCACCGCCTCTCGCTGGCTAGGGTGGCGCTTAACCGCGCCTCGGAGCTTAGCGGCGGCCAGATGAAGCTTACAGATATATCGAGGGCGTTGATGGGTGAGGCCCGCGTCCTCCTCCTCGACGAGCCGACCGCCGGCGTAGCGCCTAGGCTGGCCCAGGACCTGTTCAAGGTACTCGAGAGGCTCAACCGGGAGGGCTTGACAATATTCGTTATAGAGCATAGGCTCGAGGTGCTCTTCAACCACGTAGAACGCGTCATAGTCATGCACGAGGGCCGCGTCCTCACCGAGGGGCCGCCGGAGAAGGTGGCCGAGGACCCGCGCGTGCTCGACGCCTACCTAGGCTCGGTCTAG
- a CDS encoding MFS transporter, translated as MAGLYALLVAVLLFFTSISSLGSIVSRYMRDLGAGVAVSGQVYAVAPLVAAILRIPVGIAADRVGSRLFLVAGAAVAAAAGLLAAAAAGAAALAAARGLQGAALAFFVAPSIAAAAALGGEMAVRAISLRAAAVSAAMVLGPMLAGVVADHAGSRAAFLLSAAAGASAAAAAAWVRMSSRPVFGGPSPGLRDALTPGVALAVALAVVDGMGFFAVQSLSQMSLRDLGYGASVSGAFQSILAASGLAARGLSSRVYAKLGPRRMLAMGFALEALGLSLLASRPEPPTAYLAAALQGFGSGTSIPGEQILVSISAPRGAGNRAASLYTLGFDVGGALGVFALSGLAGSAGYAAAYTAAAAAAVAAGTLSLAAGGRLQRPRGKV; from the coding sequence GTGGCTGGGCTCTATGCTCTGCTAGTGGCGGTGCTGCTATTCTTCACCTCCATCTCGTCGCTCGGCTCCATAGTGTCGAGGTACATGAGGGACCTGGGTGCCGGCGTCGCCGTCTCGGGGCAGGTATATGCTGTGGCGCCTCTCGTGGCGGCCATCCTCCGTATCCCGGTGGGCATCGCGGCCGACCGGGTTGGCAGCCGGCTCTTCCTTGTAGCGGGCGCAGCGGTAGCAGCGGCTGCCGGGCTCCTCGCGGCTGCTGCCGCGGGTGCCGCAGCCCTGGCCGCCGCCCGGGGGCTGCAGGGCGCCGCGCTCGCCTTCTTCGTGGCGCCCTCGATAGCCGCTGCGGCTGCGCTGGGGGGCGAGATGGCTGTGAGGGCTATCTCGCTCCGGGCTGCAGCCGTCTCGGCCGCCATGGTGCTGGGGCCCATGCTGGCGGGCGTGGTGGCGGACCACGCCGGCAGCCGGGCTGCCTTCCTTCTCTCAGCGGCTGCCGGTGCTTCAGCCGCGGCAGCGGCCGCATGGGTGCGTATGTCCTCCAGGCCAGTGTTCGGCGGCCCCTCTCCCGGGCTGCGGGACGCACTGACCCCGGGCGTGGCGCTGGCGGTGGCGCTCGCCGTCGTCGACGGCATGGGGTTCTTCGCAGTCCAGTCCCTCTCCCAGATGAGCCTCCGCGACCTGGGCTACGGGGCCTCTGTGTCGGGGGCGTTCCAGAGCATCCTGGCCGCCTCCGGGCTGGCTGCCCGGGGGCTCTCGAGCAGGGTCTACGCCAAGCTAGGGCCCCGGAGGATGCTAGCCATGGGCTTCGCGCTCGAGGCGCTAGGCCTCTCCCTGCTGGCCAGCCGCCCCGAGCCGCCAACCGCCTACCTGGCGGCCGCCCTCCAGGGCTTCGGCTCCGGCACCTCGATACCCGGGGAGCAGATACTGGTCAGCATCTCCGCTCCCCGCGGCGCTGGGAACAGGGCTGCGAGCCTCTACACCCTGGGCTTCGATGTGGGTGGGGCTCTCGGGGTGTTCGCACTCTCCGGGCTCGCCGGGAGCGCGGGCTACGCCGCTGCCTACACGGCCGCGGCGGCCGCCGCTGTAGCCGCCGGCACCCTCTCCCTGGCTGCTGGAGGCAGGCTGCAGCGCCCCCGGGGCAAGGTATAA
- a CDS encoding zinc metalloprotease HtpX: MVWLFWFYDPVTMLALTLAYIAGFLVLQLLAIKVAPRVAASLSGRLSLYTAMLLTALLILGGGVLASYGLYYAAASAGYPLPLGWLVAFILAANLLSYLAAPYMINMAYGARPSLELQEIVDEAAARAGMKPPKAVLVEGPPNAFAYGNFLSGRYVAVTRSLYEMLPRDELLAVVGHELGHHRHRDTVVIMLLGLVPSILYYLGVWLIRAGLWAGAAGGRDREEGGSGLYLALLGVLGVALSFVMQVAVLAFSRLREYYADSHGASVAGVRPMQRALARLHLYYRGGGAREMVEKSSLKALFIYALLDAAASPFYSGWAGGLAGDIDEVVESLKREPVNPAEEVLSDHPPVPKRLRFLDSLAAAAR, translated from the coding sequence ATGGTGTGGCTGTTCTGGTTCTACGACCCCGTTACCATGCTCGCGCTAACCCTGGCCTATATAGCCGGGTTCCTGGTGCTGCAGCTGCTGGCCATCAAGGTGGCGCCTAGGGTTGCGGCGAGCCTCTCGGGGAGGCTGAGCCTCTACACAGCGATGCTGCTTACAGCCCTGCTCATCCTCGGTGGAGGCGTCCTAGCCTCCTACGGGCTCTACTACGCCGCCGCCAGCGCCGGCTACCCGCTGCCCCTCGGCTGGCTGGTAGCCTTCATACTCGCGGCCAACCTGCTCAGCTACCTCGCGGCGCCGTACATGATAAACATGGCCTACGGCGCCAGGCCTAGCCTCGAGCTGCAGGAGATAGTCGACGAGGCGGCCGCCCGGGCCGGGATGAAGCCCCCGAAGGCCGTGCTGGTGGAGGGGCCGCCTAACGCCTTTGCATACGGCAACTTCCTCTCGGGCCGCTACGTGGCGGTCACCAGGAGCCTATACGAGATGCTGCCCCGCGACGAGCTGCTGGCCGTGGTGGGCCACGAGCTGGGCCACCACCGGCACCGGGACACGGTGGTCATAATGCTGCTCGGCCTCGTGCCGAGCATCCTATACTACCTTGGGGTCTGGCTTATACGCGCCGGGCTCTGGGCCGGCGCCGCCGGCGGCAGGGACAGGGAGGAGGGCGGGAGCGGCCTCTACCTAGCCCTCCTAGGGGTACTGGGCGTGGCGCTCAGCTTCGTCATGCAGGTGGCCGTGCTCGCCTTCAGCAGGCTCCGCGAGTACTACGCCGACTCCCACGGCGCCTCGGTGGCTGGCGTGAGGCCGATGCAGAGGGCGCTGGCAAGGCTCCACCTCTACTACCGCGGAGGCGGCGCCCGGGAGATGGTGGAGAAGAGCAGCCTCAAGGCACTATTCATATACGCTCTCCTGGACGCCGCTGCCAGCCCCTTCTACAGCGGCTGGGCCGGGGGCCTCGCCGGCGACATAGACGAGGTGGTTGAGAGCCTCAAGCGCGAGCCTGTGAACCCCGCGGAGGAGGTGCTCAGCGACCACCCGCCGGTGCCCAAGAGGCTCCGCTTCCTAGACAGCCTAGCGGCCGCCGCTCGCTAG
- a CDS encoding Ni/Fe hydrogenase subunit alpha, translated as MDQVERKSEERRRKLRKLLVTLIEGHAYVVFKTGEDGRVEDVLFEGVDTRMFETMWIGMSIDELPRVTPMICGVCSATHHVASVKALDGVRKAEAPEDAWRIRYMINYGIHLNNQVLHPLVFGLPDFLPPDEEGKRSVMALSKRYPEAVRAGVMLAELGHRVVAVYGGRDIHPINAIAGGVARKPPSAEIDRLKSLFAKHRGDLEVFVKTAIKIMEDAKHKIGEYKPGFNYMLALAGENREYDIVNGRVRLLDARTGSVVAEFGDRTTEYLDYLYEYSVPYSYIRMVTTKWKARSPREGTIHTSALARANLVKSYGVEWADELRDRLFEEWGRPVTLPLLATYLRVVETVALYEIIERELEKPLGDKIYREPERDTGEGVGIIEAPRGTLIHHYRGEEGRTAFVNIITPTAINAAAIEADLRDYFVGEKLDEMRDRDVYASAVAIARSYDPCMACATHTAHGSPPLRIVVADENWKPLRVIKPG; from the coding sequence GTGGATCAGGTTGAGAGGAAGAGCGAGGAGCGGAGGAGGAAGCTGCGTAAGCTGCTCGTAACACTGATAGAGGGCCACGCGTACGTGGTCTTTAAGACCGGTGAAGACGGCCGGGTAGAGGATGTGCTGTTTGAGGGAGTAGATACAAGAATGTTCGAGACAATGTGGATAGGTATGTCTATAGACGAGCTGCCTAGGGTAACCCCGATGATCTGCGGCGTGTGCAGCGCCACCCATCACGTGGCTAGCGTGAAGGCGCTCGACGGGGTCCGGAAGGCGGAGGCTCCGGAGGATGCCTGGAGGATAAGGTACATGATAAACTATGGTATACACCTCAACAACCAGGTGCTGCACCCGCTGGTCTTCGGCCTCCCCGACTTCCTGCCGCCCGACGAGGAGGGCAAGCGGAGCGTGATGGCGCTGTCGAAGAGGTACCCGGAGGCCGTGCGCGCGGGCGTGATGCTAGCCGAGCTGGGCCATAGGGTTGTAGCGGTCTATGGCGGTAGAGACATACACCCGATTAACGCTATAGCTGGGGGTGTGGCGCGGAAGCCCCCAAGCGCGGAGATAGATAGGCTGAAGAGCCTCTTCGCCAAGCACCGCGGCGATCTAGAGGTATTCGTGAAGACTGCTATCAAGATAATGGAGGATGCCAAGCATAAGATTGGGGAATACAAGCCCGGGTTCAACTACATGCTGGCCCTGGCCGGTGAGAACAGGGAGTATGACATCGTTAATGGGAGGGTGAGGCTTCTCGACGCCAGGACGGGCTCAGTTGTGGCGGAGTTCGGCGACCGCACTACAGAGTATCTCGACTACCTCTACGAGTACAGCGTGCCCTACAGCTACATAAGAATGGTGACCACTAAGTGGAAGGCTAGGAGCCCAAGGGAGGGCACGATACACACCAGCGCCCTCGCCCGCGCCAACCTCGTGAAGAGCTATGGGGTCGAGTGGGCCGACGAGCTGAGGGATAGGCTGTTCGAGGAGTGGGGGCGGCCGGTAACCCTGCCCCTCCTAGCCACCTACCTTCGCGTGGTCGAGACGGTGGCCCTCTACGAGATCATAGAGAGGGAGCTCGAGAAGCCGCTCGGCGACAAGATATACAGGGAGCCGGAGAGGGATACCGGAGAGGGCGTTGGGATCATAGAGGCGCCCCGCGGCACTCTGATACACCACTACCGCGGCGAGGAGGGCAGGACGGCGTTCGTCAACATAATAACACCGACGGCCATAAACGCTGCCGCCATCGAGGCGGACCTCCGCGACTACTTCGTTGGAGAGAAGCTCGACGAGATGAGGGACCGCGATGTCTACGCAAGCGCTGTAGCGATAGCCAGGAGCTATGACCCCTGCATGGCGTGCGCCACCCATACGGCTCACGGCAGCCCACCGCTCCGCATAGTAGTGGCCGACGAGAACTGGAAACCCTTACGCGTCATAAAACCGGGGTAG
- a CDS encoding DMT family transporter, whose amino-acid sequence MGCDKPQLSLRGSAGRLLGGEAVARHRPLPPWLSLVIALAGISTAAPLARLAGVDGATAAWWRLLVGGGASLAAAALAGRLPAPGVTVASLPGGVLLAAHLALWLESLRYASVASSTGIVVSYPVFVALYEAARRQAPRRSVAGAALGFLGVAVLSTPWAGATPRGALLSLAAALAAAAYFLAGRRIRAAGVSTLEYTSSAYTSAFIAITVYTLAAGLEPWRPRPGSLPYLIALGLVPMLAGHSMLNYALGYYPASVVTGVALLEPYGASLLAWLLLGEKPPPASLPGIALSVVGAWLAVSGGALPRGRRP is encoded by the coding sequence TTGGGTTGTGATAAGCCCCAGCTCTCCCTCAGGGGCTCGGCGGGCCGGCTGCTAGGGGGCGAGGCTGTGGCTAGACATAGGCCGCTGCCGCCCTGGCTGTCGCTAGTAATAGCTCTGGCCGGGATATCTACGGCAGCCCCCCTGGCCAGGCTGGCCGGCGTCGACGGGGCCACGGCAGCCTGGTGGAGGCTCCTCGTAGGCGGAGGGGCCTCACTAGCCGCTGCAGCCCTTGCAGGCAGGCTCCCAGCGCCGGGCGTGACGGTGGCGAGCCTTCCGGGCGGGGTGCTCCTCGCAGCCCACCTAGCGCTCTGGCTTGAGAGCCTACGCTACGCCAGCGTAGCCTCCTCGACGGGGATAGTGGTCTCCTACCCGGTGTTCGTAGCCCTCTACGAGGCTGCGAGGCGCCAGGCCCCGCGCCGCAGCGTGGCGGGCGCGGCCCTGGGATTCCTAGGCGTGGCTGTGCTCTCCACGCCCTGGGCCGGGGCCACGCCGAGGGGCGCCCTCCTCTCCCTCGCCGCCGCCCTGGCGGCCGCGGCCTACTTCCTGGCCGGCCGGAGGATCCGGGCAGCGGGCGTCTCCACGCTGGAGTACACCTCTAGCGCCTACACCTCCGCCTTCATAGCGATAACCGTCTACACTCTTGCAGCCGGACTGGAGCCCTGGAGGCCCAGGCCCGGGAGCCTACCCTACCTCATAGCGCTGGGCCTCGTGCCGATGCTCGCTGGGCACAGTATGCTGAACTACGCGCTCGGCTACTACCCTGCCAGTGTTGTGACCGGGGTGGCGCTGCTAGAGCCCTATGGAGCCAGCCTGCTCGCCTGGCTCCTCCTGGGGGAGAAGCCCCCGCCGGCGAGCCTGCCGGGCATAGCGCTTAGCGTTGTGGGCGCCTGGCTAGCGGTCAGCGGCGGAGCACTGCCTCGAGGACGGCGGCCCTAG
- a CDS encoding AAA domain-containing protein, translating into MRYNVCELLANALKTTRAIGVDALNSSQRRAVSIIEEIFRGRAKAPLAGIQGPPGTGKTSVVEAFAKDYVADWIGDHVGEVIIYVAPTNHLAAQAFERVASALLARGYTLRDIISMVRVYGSKITVKDCGKVLKSLTGKSGGLSEELLKDITYGPVDPHIVRIVFTTEYQRVSGRFTSKPERVHLIVDEASKTPFYRPFITIVDSIMRYKDYAASMSVLGDPEQAITIPEVFRLRSVDLLMDKVMRLLKKNDLMKSNFVMLDTTYRLPGPSEKPISHGFYDDKLQAFMPAKQRLKDLRDLFIDLAGKVRSKLEIEASWGSRMDRLFGAIYNAASSGVPLVVVETPKFRGESYASTYDAERARLALHASLIFGLYARLARETGEYPIPSIMAIAPYSDIEANIAFNFKRLYGNIAEPPMSATVHAVIGGEADIVVSVLGKEYDTARGGYVGSDDLYSTVYYNEPQVLNVQLSRHYRMMVVIGSTRQLASAHSYRTRGRGVREVGKIARTASMMKRLVDDGKAIEIPIEY; encoded by the coding sequence GTGCGCTATAACGTATGCGAGTTGCTCGCGAATGCGCTTAAAACGACGCGTGCGATAGGCGTTGATGCACTTAATAGTAGCCAGAGGAGGGCAGTCAGTATTATCGAGGAAATCTTCAGAGGTAGGGCCAAGGCGCCTTTAGCGGGGATTCAGGGGCCCCCGGGCACGGGGAAGACGAGTGTGGTCGAGGCATTCGCGAAGGACTACGTGGCTGACTGGATCGGGGATCACGTTGGCGAGGTAATAATTTACGTGGCTCCCACAAACCACCTGGCGGCCCAGGCGTTTGAGCGTGTTGCCTCAGCTCTCCTAGCCCGCGGCTACACGTTAAGAGATATAATTAGCATGGTTAGAGTTTACGGGTCCAAGATAACGGTCAAGGATTGCGGCAAGGTGCTGAAGTCTCTGACCGGTAAGAGTGGAGGGCTCAGCGAGGAATTGCTAAAGGATATTACTTACGGCCCGGTGGATCCCCACATTGTTAGGATAGTATTTACTACCGAGTACCAGAGGGTTAGCGGCAGATTCACCTCTAAACCCGAGCGAGTCCACCTGATAGTCGACGAGGCCAGCAAGACGCCATTCTATAGGCCCTTCATAACCATAGTTGACAGTATAATGAGGTACAAGGACTACGCGGCGTCAATGTCCGTTCTAGGGGATCCGGAGCAGGCTATAACGATCCCCGAAGTCTTTAGGTTGCGCTCTGTTGACCTGCTCATGGACAAGGTCATGCGGTTGCTAAAGAAAAACGATTTAATGAAGAGCAACTTCGTAATGCTGGATACAACCTACAGACTGCCGGGTCCCAGCGAGAAGCCGATAAGCCATGGATTCTATGATGACAAGCTACAAGCTTTTATGCCTGCTAAGCAGAGATTGAAAGATTTAAGAGACCTATTTATAGATTTAGCAGGTAAGGTAAGATCCAAGCTTGAAATAGAGGCCTCCTGGGGTTCGCGGATGGATAGACTATTCGGCGCAATATACAATGCGGCGTCTTCAGGAGTCCCGCTTGTTGTTGTTGAAACCCCTAAATTTAGGGGAGAGTCTTACGCTTCAACCTATGACGCGGAGAGGGCAAGGCTCGCGTTGCACGCATCACTGATATTCGGGTTGTACGCTAGACTCGCCAGGGAAACAGGTGAATACCCGATACCATCCATTATGGCTATAGCGCCGTACAGTGATATTGAGGCTAACATAGCATTCAACTTCAAGAGGCTCTATGGCAACATAGCGGAGCCCCCGATGTCGGCAACCGTTCACGCGGTGATAGGTGGAGAGGCAGATATAGTAGTGTCGGTTCTTGGAAAGGAGTACGACACGGCGCGCGGGGGATATGTTGGGAGCGATGACTTGTACAGTACGGTATACTACAACGAGCCTCAAGTCTTGAATGTGCAGCTGAGCAGGCACTACAGGATGATGGTGGTAATAGGGTCCACGAGACAGCTGGCGTCTGCGCATTCCTACAGGACCCGGGGACGGGGTGTAAGGGAGGTAGGGAAGATTGCACGGACAGCTAGTATGATGAAGAGGCTCGTGGATGACGGTAAAGCCATCGAAATACCGATTGAATATTAA
- a CDS encoding 4Fe-4S dicluster domain-containing protein: MAEARVRIRILTDRCKQCLNCVRACTAFDGVYEEGPDGYPVVARPEECVECLICHTVCPTNAIVHENYRETVIINPDEAMAERYRNMV, translated from the coding sequence ATGGCGGAGGCCAGGGTGAGGATAAGGATACTGACGGACAGGTGCAAGCAGTGCCTCAACTGCGTGAGGGCCTGCACAGCGTTTGATGGCGTCTACGAGGAGGGCCCCGACGGCTACCCGGTAGTGGCTAGGCCGGAGGAGTGCGTGGAGTGCCTCATCTGCCACACGGTGTGCCCAACCAACGCTATAGTGCACGAGAACTACCGGGAGACGGTTATAATAAACCCGGACGAGGCGATGGCAGAGCGCTACCGGAACATGGTATAA
- a CDS encoding ABC transporter substrate-binding protein produces MAGTGARVAGIAVAGIAIAVIIVAIAAYLAATSGGHPSTGTPSPAPAATVTQTATQPAQPTTTATVTHTTSTMQATGTAKGLPKEIPIGLAIAVSGGYAVDGPRRLKAALLAIEEMNKLLEQAGSPYRFKPIHEDTKADPQEAVNVIKRFASEGIQIVVGPLSTSETRAVMPIANQLHIVVISPSSTGKAAAFPDDYVFRAAPPDVVQGPVLAKLIHSLGYTKLVIIARNDDYGRGLAELVKQTFEKLGGTVEEILYQPDKPDLTNEVNQLAVKVEQFGADEHTAVLIIAFDNDGTKILEQAAKTPILSRVQWFGSDSMARKTFLEKPEIAKFLEGVHFIATAPAIPKNPVAKHFEELYKQKYGEAPTTYAYYTYDATWIAMLSVLTAGTYDGRAIKAVLPTVAFHFMGATGHKMLDKNGDAALADYSILAVKDGKFVEIGVWHGSTDSAEWYQKPTA; encoded by the coding sequence GTGGCCGGCACGGGTGCACGTGTAGCGGGTATAGCTGTAGCGGGTATAGCAATAGCTGTAATAATAGTGGCCATCGCGGCCTACCTGGCAGCCACATCGGGCGGGCATCCATCCACAGGAACACCGTCACCAGCACCGGCTGCTACTGTAACACAGACTGCAACGCAGCCGGCGCAGCCCACCACCACGGCCACTGTGACGCACACGACGAGCACTATGCAGGCCACCGGCACCGCTAAGGGCCTCCCCAAGGAGATCCCCATAGGCCTCGCCATAGCTGTTAGCGGCGGCTACGCGGTGGACGGCCCCAGGAGGCTCAAGGCAGCCCTGCTGGCGATAGAGGAGATGAACAAGCTCCTGGAGCAGGCCGGCTCACCCTACAGGTTCAAGCCAATACACGAGGACACCAAGGCTGACCCCCAGGAGGCCGTGAACGTGATAAAGAGGTTCGCCAGCGAGGGTATACAGATAGTCGTAGGCCCCCTATCCACGAGCGAGACCAGGGCAGTGATGCCTATAGCCAACCAGCTCCACATAGTGGTAATAAGCCCCAGCAGCACTGGTAAGGCCGCCGCCTTCCCCGATGACTATGTGTTCCGCGCAGCACCACCCGATGTCGTCCAGGGCCCCGTGCTAGCCAAGCTGATACACAGCCTGGGCTACACGAAGCTGGTAATAATAGCTCGCAACGATGACTACGGCCGCGGCCTCGCAGAGCTGGTGAAGCAGACCTTCGAGAAGCTCGGCGGCACAGTGGAGGAGATACTCTACCAGCCCGATAAGCCCGATCTAACCAACGAGGTCAACCAGCTCGCAGTCAAGGTGGAGCAGTTCGGCGCCGATGAGCATACCGCCGTACTGATAATAGCATTCGACAACGATGGCACGAAGATACTGGAGCAGGCCGCCAAGACGCCGATACTGAGCCGGGTGCAGTGGTTCGGCTCCGACAGCATGGCCCGCAAGACGTTCCTCGAGAAGCCCGAGATAGCGAAGTTCCTGGAGGGGGTGCACTTCATAGCAACGGCGCCCGCCATACCGAAGAACCCGGTGGCCAAGCACTTCGAGGAGCTGTATAAGCAGAAGTACGGTGAGGCGCCAACCACCTACGCCTACTACACCTACGACGCTACATGGATAGCCATGCTTAGCGTGCTGACAGCGGGCACGTACGACGGCAGGGCTATCAAGGCGGTACTGCCGACCGTGGCGTTCCACTTCATGGGCGCTACGGGCCACAAGATGCTGGACAAGAACGGTGACGCGGCCCTAGCAGACTACTCGATACTCGCCGTGAAGGACGGCAAGTTCGTGGAGATAGGTGTCTGGCACGGCTCCACCGACAGCGCTGAGTGGTATCAGAAGCCCACGGCTTGA